A region from the Bradyrhizobium erythrophlei genome encodes:
- a CDS encoding SGNH/GDSL hydrolase family protein: MQSNSGAILGLTMLAGLLTAVPVPVRAQDAPQSCEVPAYLLTTESSLPKVAETVKSGHPLDILVVGSRSSTISTSEASAYPARLQAALKEKLPLTTVNLSVEIQTKKTAEEVAASLVKLVEDKKPTLVVWQTGTVDAMRSIDPDDFRAAVDEGVVALQNAGADVVLMNLQYSPRTETMISVPPYLDNMRVVAQQHDVPLFDRFAIMHQWNDAGDFDLFTAVHGIELAKRVHDCLGQALSKFVIDAAHLDPAQQN; encoded by the coding sequence ATGCAGTCCAACTCGGGAGCTATCCTGGGGTTGACGATGCTGGCCGGTCTTTTGACCGCGGTACCGGTGCCCGTTCGCGCGCAAGATGCTCCCCAAAGCTGCGAAGTTCCCGCATACCTGCTGACCACCGAAAGTTCCCTTCCCAAGGTCGCGGAGACCGTGAAAAGTGGCCATCCACTGGATATATTGGTGGTGGGCAGCCGGTCCTCCACCATCAGCACGTCAGAGGCGAGTGCCTACCCGGCGCGGTTGCAGGCGGCGTTGAAAGAGAAACTGCCTTTGACCACGGTAAACCTATCCGTAGAAATACAGACCAAGAAAACAGCCGAGGAAGTCGCCGCCAGCCTCGTTAAGCTGGTGGAAGACAAAAAGCCTACTTTGGTTGTCTGGCAGACCGGCACGGTCGATGCTATGCGCTCCATCGATCCCGATGATTTCCGCGCAGCCGTCGACGAAGGTGTTGTTGCGCTGCAAAATGCGGGAGCCGACGTGGTCTTGATGAATCTGCAATATAGTCCGCGCACCGAGACGATGATTTCGGTACCGCCCTATCTGGATAATATGCGGGTGGTGGCGCAACAGCACGACGTTCCGCTGTTCGACCGCTTCGCCATCATGCATCAGTGGAACGATGCCGGAGACTTCGACCTGTTCACCGCCGTCCATGGCATCGAGCTTGCGAAGCGCGTGCATGATTGCCTCGGCCAGGCGCTGTCGAAATTCGTGATCGACGCCGCCCATCTCGACCCGGCCCAGCAAAATTGA
- a CDS encoding SGNH/GDSL hydrolase family protein gives MSRVSPFRRMAALAGSAIAVAAVVLLTPACLSLARAEAAQPIQQAAVSGPVKSDNSKPAAAPATGAGAAVATDQANPAQPKSLTAKAIDTVKEVAKSAGDIFSRVPCLPPRGGAKSMGSLPHVAKKLASGEPVVIVAFGSSSTQGFGVTSPEFTYPNRLARQLRRQYPTANITVLNQGKGGEDAPEMMKRIQTEVIDMKPDLVIWQVGTNAVLRNLDPAETALMVEDGVARIQAAGADLVLVDPQYSPQVNQRAESASRMIKLLGKVAELRHVGIFPRFEVMREWHEQQALPIDSFVIADGLHMNDWGYACFAQLLGDDIIKSVGQIKLGVNVPGSVLSYRPM, from the coding sequence ATGAGTCGTGTAAGCCCTTTTCGCCGAATGGCAGCGCTGGCCGGGTCCGCGATCGCGGTCGCGGCGGTTGTATTGCTGACGCCGGCCTGCCTCTCGCTCGCGCGCGCGGAAGCTGCCCAGCCGATCCAGCAGGCCGCCGTATCCGGACCTGTCAAATCCGATAATTCGAAGCCGGCCGCGGCGCCGGCGACCGGTGCGGGCGCAGCAGTCGCAACCGATCAGGCCAACCCGGCGCAGCCGAAGAGCCTTACGGCCAAGGCAATCGACACCGTGAAGGAAGTCGCGAAATCGGCCGGTGACATTTTCAGCCGCGTGCCGTGCCTGCCGCCGAGGGGCGGCGCCAAATCGATGGGATCGCTACCGCATGTCGCAAAGAAGCTGGCTTCGGGCGAGCCGGTCGTGATCGTCGCCTTCGGTTCCTCGTCGACCCAGGGGTTTGGCGTCACGTCGCCCGAATTCACCTATCCCAACCGGCTGGCCAGGCAACTGCGCCGGCAATATCCCACCGCCAACATCACCGTCCTCAATCAGGGCAAGGGCGGCGAGGATGCGCCGGAAATGATGAAGCGGATCCAGACCGAAGTGATCGACATGAAGCCGGATCTCGTGATCTGGCAGGTCGGCACCAACGCTGTGCTGCGCAACCTCGATCCAGCGGAGACCGCGCTGATGGTGGAGGATGGTGTCGCGCGCATCCAGGCCGCCGGCGCCGATCTCGTACTGGTCGATCCGCAATACTCGCCGCAAGTCAACCAGCGCGCCGAGAGCGCGAGCAGGATGATCAAGCTGCTCGGCAAGGTCGCCGAGCTCCGTCATGTCGGCATCTTCCCGCGCTTCGAGGTGATGCGCGAATGGCACGAACAGCAGGCGCTGCCGATCGACAGCTTCGTCATCGCCGACGGCCTGCACATGAACGACTGGGGCTACGCCTGCTTCGCGCAACTGCTCGGCGACGACATCATCAAGTCGGTCGGCCAGATCAAGCTCGGCGTCAATGTGCCGGGTAGCGTGCTGTCCTACCGGCCGATGTGA
- a CDS encoding O-succinylhomoserine sulfhydrylase: MSEATKPASSTARYRPETRLVHSGTLRSQFAETSEALFLTQGFVYDTAEQCEARFKGEDPGFIYSRFSNPNISMFERRMIELEGAEAARATATGMAAVTTAILAPLKAGDHVVAAKAMFGSCRYVVEDLLPRYGISSTLVDGLDLDQWHKAMRPNTKSCFLESPTNPTLDVLDIGSIAEIAHAGGARLIVDNVFATPIWQSPLTLGADVVVYSATKHIDGQGRCLGGVILSSEAFIAEHIHTFMRQTGPSMSPFNAWVLLKGLETLAVRVRAQTETAAAIAEALAQHPKISRLIYPGRADHPQAALVKKQMRAGSTLIGFEVKGGKPAAFRTLNALKLARISNNLGDAKSLVTHPATTTHQRLTPEARAELGISEGFVRFSAGLEHHDDLIEDLYAALDKA, encoded by the coding sequence ATGTCTGAGGCTACCAAACCGGCGTCATCCACCGCCCGCTACCGTCCCGAAACCCGGCTGGTCCATTCCGGCACCTTGCGCTCGCAATTCGCCGAAACGTCCGAGGCGCTGTTCCTGACCCAGGGCTTCGTCTATGACACCGCCGAGCAGTGCGAGGCGCGGTTCAAGGGCGAAGATCCCGGCTTCATCTATTCGCGCTTTTCCAATCCCAACATCTCGATGTTCGAGCGCCGCATGATCGAGCTCGAAGGCGCCGAAGCCGCGCGCGCCACCGCCACCGGCATGGCCGCGGTGACAACAGCCATTCTGGCGCCGCTGAAAGCCGGCGATCACGTGGTGGCGGCGAAGGCGATGTTCGGATCCTGCCGCTATGTGGTGGAGGATCTGTTGCCGCGCTATGGCATCTCATCCACTTTGGTCGACGGCCTCGATCTCGACCAGTGGCACAAGGCGATGCGGCCGAACACCAAAAGCTGTTTCCTGGAGAGCCCGACCAATCCGACCCTCGACGTGCTCGATATCGGCAGCATCGCGGAGATCGCGCATGCGGGCGGCGCCAGGCTGATCGTCGACAATGTGTTCGCGACCCCGATCTGGCAGAGCCCGCTGACCTTGGGTGCCGACGTCGTGGTGTATTCCGCGACCAAGCACATCGACGGCCAGGGCCGCTGCCTTGGCGGCGTCATCCTTTCCTCGGAAGCGTTCATCGCCGAGCACATCCACACCTTCATGCGCCAGACCGGCCCGTCGATGTCGCCGTTCAACGCCTGGGTGTTGCTGAAGGGGCTGGAGACGCTGGCGGTGCGGGTGCGCGCGCAGACCGAAACGGCGGCGGCGATCGCCGAAGCACTGGCGCAGCATCCGAAAATCTCGCGGCTGATCTATCCCGGCCGCGCCGATCACCCGCAGGCGGCTCTGGTCAAGAAGCAGATGCGCGCCGGATCGACGCTGATCGGCTTCGAGGTCAAGGGCGGCAAGCCGGCGGCGTTCCGCACGCTCAACGCGCTGAAGCTCGCGCGGATCTCCAACAATCTCGGCGACGCCAAGAGCCTCGTCACCCATCCCGCGACCACCACGCATCAGCGGCTGACGCCGGAGGCGCGCGCCGAACTCGGCATCAGCGAAGGTTTTGTCAGGTTCTCCGCCGGGCTCGAACACCACGACGATCTGATCGAGGATTTGTACGCGGCGCTGGACAAGGCTTGA
- a CDS encoding 2'-deoxycytidine 5'-triphosphate deaminase has translation MTFTLSPDANGILPDRMIAAMADAGLILPAYPFVESQIQPASLDLRLGDIAYRVRASFLPGPGATVAERIDELKLHEIDLTDGAVLETNCVYIVPLLESLALPPNIVAAANPKSSTGRLDVFTRVIADGTRRFDMIGAGYHGPLYAEISPKTFPVLLREGSRLSQVRFRTGDAILNADELDALHAKERLVDIDDADLVNGVALSVDLSGEKANGFVGYRAKRHTGVVDIDRRGGYAIDEFWEAIAARPDGSLILDPGEFYILASKEAVQVPPDYAAEMVPFDPLVGEFRVHYAGFFDPGFGYAGAGGQGSRAVLEVRSREVPFILEHGQIVGRLVYEKMLARPDAMYGQRIGSNYQAQGLKLSKHFRV, from the coding sequence GTGACCTTCACGCTTTCGCCCGACGCCAATGGCATCCTGCCGGACCGCATGATCGCGGCGATGGCGGATGCCGGTCTCATCCTGCCGGCCTATCCCTTCGTCGAAAGCCAGATCCAGCCGGCGAGCCTGGACCTGCGGCTCGGCGACATTGCCTATCGGGTGCGGGCGAGCTTCCTGCCGGGGCCGGGCGCAACGGTTGCCGAACGCATCGACGAATTGAAGCTGCACGAGATCGACCTGACCGATGGCGCGGTGCTGGAGACCAACTGCGTCTACATCGTGCCGCTGCTGGAATCGCTCGCGCTGCCGCCTAACATCGTCGCCGCCGCCAATCCGAAAAGCTCGACCGGGCGGCTCGACGTGTTCACCCGCGTGATCGCCGACGGCACCCGTCGCTTCGACATGATCGGCGCGGGCTATCACGGCCCGCTCTATGCCGAGATCAGCCCGAAGACCTTTCCGGTGCTGCTGCGCGAGGGCTCGCGGCTCAGCCAGGTTCGCTTCCGCACCGGAGATGCCATCCTCAACGCCGATGAGCTCGACGCGCTGCATGCAAAGGAGCGGCTGGTCGATATCGACGACGCCGATCTCGTCAACGGCGTGGCGCTCAGCGTCGACCTTTCGGGCGAAAAGGCCAACGGCTTCGTCGGCTATCGCGCCAAGCGGCACACCGGCGTGGTTGATATCGATCGCCGCGGCGGCTATGCGATCGACGAGTTCTGGGAGGCGATCGCGGCGCGGCCCGACGGCAGCCTCATCCTCGATCCCGGCGAGTTTTACATTCTCGCCTCCAAGGAAGCCGTGCAGGTGCCGCCGGACTACGCCGCCGAGATGGTGCCGTTCGATCCGCTGGTCGGCGAATTCCGCGTGCACTATGCGGGCTTCTTCGATCCCGGCTTCGGCTATGCCGGCGCCGGCGGGCAGGGTTCCCGTGCCGTGCTGGAAGTGCGCTCGCGCGAAGTGCCGTTCATCCTCGAGCACGGCCAGATCGTCGGCCGGCTGGTCTACGAGAAAATGCTGGCGCGGCCCGACGCCATGTACGGCCAGCGCATCGGCTCCAACTACCAGGCCCAGGGCCTGAAGCTGAGCAAGCATTTTCGGGTGTAA
- a CDS encoding MATE family efflux transporter, giving the protein MPDIAVPEIPVDEAERPLPPPEPSARNALLDGPILRTLLCLAWPNVVALSAGTCVVIAETSYIGRLGVESLAAMALVFPFVILMMTMSGGAMGGGVASAIARALGAGDTDRASTLATHAMLNAICFGLAFMLGMGIFGPRLLEMLGGRGNVLANAVGYAQIFFGGAVLPWLMNSMAGILRGTGNMKLPSLMILSSAVFQIILGGTLGLGLGPIPQFGMRGVASGSLIAYSISISAMGWYLFSGRGRVIPKVRGLRIQWAMFVDILKVGAVSCLSPLQSVLSISIFTHLLARFGTEILAGYGIGARLEFMLTSIAFAVGIASVPMIGMAIGADRIARARRIAWIAGAVGFVSVGAVATVIAIFPDLWVDIFTRDAGVRAASRQYLATAAPMYAFIGLSISMYFSSQGAAKVLGPVLAQTVRLAFVAAGGAWLSMHDATAAHFFALAAASMVVLGLLSAASVVLTRWEPKRVSAPDVRPVLSGMLD; this is encoded by the coding sequence TTGCCCGATATCGCCGTCCCCGAGATCCCCGTCGATGAAGCGGAGCGTCCGCTTCCTCCGCCCGAGCCGTCGGCGCGGAATGCGCTGCTCGACGGGCCGATCCTGCGCACGCTGCTGTGCCTGGCCTGGCCGAACGTGGTCGCGCTTTCCGCCGGCACCTGCGTGGTGATCGCCGAGACTTCCTATATCGGCCGGTTGGGGGTGGAATCGCTGGCGGCGATGGCGCTGGTGTTTCCGTTCGTGATCCTGATGATGACGATGTCGGGCGGCGCGATGGGCGGCGGCGTGGCGTCGGCGATCGCGCGGGCGCTCGGCGCCGGCGACACCGACCGCGCCTCGACGCTGGCCACGCACGCGATGCTCAATGCCATCTGCTTCGGACTAGCGTTCATGCTCGGCATGGGGATCTTCGGGCCGCGGCTCCTGGAAATGCTGGGCGGTCGCGGCAACGTGCTAGCCAACGCCGTCGGCTACGCGCAGATTTTTTTCGGCGGCGCCGTGCTGCCCTGGCTGATGAATTCGATGGCGGGAATCCTGCGCGGCACCGGCAACATGAAGCTGCCGTCGCTGATGATTCTCTCTTCTGCGGTGTTTCAGATCATTCTCGGCGGCACGCTCGGGCTCGGGCTCGGGCCGATCCCGCAATTCGGCATGCGCGGCGTCGCGTCGGGATCGCTGATCGCCTATTCGATCAGCATATCGGCGATGGGCTGGTATCTGTTTTCCGGGCGCGGGCGCGTCATTCCCAAGGTCAGGGGACTTCGCATCCAGTGGGCGATGTTCGTCGACATCCTCAAGGTCGGCGCGGTCTCCTGTCTGTCGCCGCTGCAGTCGGTGCTCAGCATCAGCATCTTCACCCACCTTCTGGCGCGGTTCGGAACCGAAATTCTCGCCGGCTACGGCATCGGCGCCCGGCTCGAATTCATGCTGACCTCGATTGCGTTCGCGGTCGGGATCGCGTCGGTGCCGATGATCGGGATGGCGATCGGCGCCGATCGTATCGCGCGGGCGCGCCGGATCGCATGGATCGCGGGCGCGGTCGGCTTCGTGTCGGTGGGCGCTGTCGCTACCGTGATCGCGATTTTCCCCGATCTCTGGGTCGACATCTTCACCCGCGACGCGGGCGTGCGCGCGGCGAGCCGGCAATATCTGGCAACGGCGGCGCCGATGTACGCCTTCATCGGCCTGTCGATCTCGATGTATTTTTCCTCGCAAGGAGCGGCAAAGGTTCTGGGGCCGGTGCTGGCGCAGACCGTGCGGCTTGCCTTCGTGGCCGCCGGTGGCGCGTGGCTGTCGATGCATGATGCGACGGCCGCGCATTTCTTCGCACTCGCCGCGGCGTCGATGGTGGTGCTCGGCCTGTTGTCGGCCGCCAGCGTGGTCCTGACCCGATGGGAACCGAAGCGCGTCAGCGCCCCCGACGTTCGCCCTGTACTGTCTGGAATGCTGGACTAA
- a CDS encoding SRPBCC family protein, translating to MASIHKNISIDAHPNDVWAAVRDFGAVHRRLAPGFVLDAQLDHDARIVTFANGTIARELLVDCDETRRRLVYAVISERVKQHSASVQVIPDGDARTRLVWIVDVLPNEIAPYIDAQMDQAALAMQKALGRMIA from the coding sequence ATGGCTTCCATCCACAAAAACATCTCGATCGACGCCCATCCGAACGACGTCTGGGCCGCGGTGCGCGATTTTGGCGCGGTGCACCGGCGGCTGGCGCCGGGCTTCGTGCTCGACGCGCAACTCGACCACGACGCCCGCATCGTCACCTTCGCCAATGGCACAATAGCGCGCGAGCTGTTGGTCGATTGCGACGAGACGCGGCGTCGGCTGGTCTATGCCGTGATCAGCGAGCGGGTGAAGCAGCACAGCGCGTCGGTGCAAGTCATCCCCGACGGCGACGCGCGCACGCGGCTGGTGTGGATCGTCGACGTCTTGCCGAACGAGATCGCGCCCTACATCGACGCGCAGATGGATCAGGCCGCGCTTGCCATGCAGAAAGCCCTTGGGAGAATGATCGCATGA